Part of the Tolypothrix sp. PCC 7910 genome, GTAACATTTTTAAAATCTGTATGTCAGGAAGTGAAACTCACAGAAGCCAGAATTTATTACCGTTACTTCAGTAGTGATACTAATAAATTTGGTAGATATCTCACCACCAATCTTTATCACAATAATGTAGAAGTAATTAGAAAATTAGCTTTAAAGCAAGAATGGGGCAACCAAGCGAAAATGATGTTAACAGTAACTGTCCCGGCTGGAACGAAAGTGTACCAAGGAATAGTTGCGCCTCAAGAACCGTCACAATGTTATCCAGGTGGTGGACAGCAAATATTTATTCAAGATTCCAAAGATCCAAATTTAAAATGGTCTGAAGGAACCCCATTGCAAGTAGCAGAATTTAAGTGTCCTTTATAAAAGGCGCTAAATTAATCACTTCCAGATAAAATTTGTACAAAGTTGCGATCGCTATTTTGGATATTGGTTTCCAGCATCCAAAAACTGAATTTTCAAAGACGGCGATCGCAACATTATTTACCAATATTTCTATTTACAAAAGATGGAAGCAAAAAAAGTAGAATTTCTGAAGCTGATTGATCGAGCACTGGAAGTAGGAAAAACAATGCTTGATACTGGATATCCGTCTTCAGACAGATTAAATAACTTAATTGATCAATTACAGCAAATTAAAGCCGAAACGATTAGCGATCGCCTAGAACCTTCAGGCGGAACTGTCACGCTAGGCTTGGCGCGGGAAGTTGCTGATTGGATTGAGAACTTAGATTCACCCTTATTAAAAGCTGTAAGTGCAATAGAGATTTATTACCAGCAGCAATTATAAAGTCGAAAATTATACCAATTCTTATGTAATTGTGTTTGCTTGTAGGCAGTTACACTAATTTTGTTTTTTCAAAAAACACTAGTATAATTAAGCATATATACTGTATAATATTAGTCAAATCTTCAAAGGATTTTGTCAATTTTAATAACTGATTCTGAACGTTCATAAAGAAATAAATCAGTTTATTAAGGTTTTAATAATACTTATCTCAGCTTCGACATTCATTCCGTTATTTGCTGCTGGAATTGTGTAATCTGAAAACAGCTAAAGCTAATAATGAAATTGAGGTCTGATGACTCCTACGATTATGCGTCAGCTATGGTCTGTGGTTGAAACCGCGCAAACCAAGACCCTATTACAGCTAGACGATGCTACCTTGGTGCAATGGTTAGTCAAACAAACCAACACCCAAGCATTGTTAGAACCGAAAGAAACTGATTTTCTCTGCGATTACATTCAATCTCGTTTGTCTTTGATTCGCGATTTAGCTTATGAACGACAGTGTTAAGACGAGAGCGATCGCAATATCCTAGTCCTCATTGTCAAGGCAGTAAATTTAAGCTATTGGCTATTGATGTTGTCGGGGTAAATAGCCTTCTACCAAGCAATCAGAACCAACTACACGCCAGCGAACATTTTCTAAAGTTAAAGCTTCAGTCATCGTGGTAAAACCCAAATCGCCTACAGGCGTGGGAGCATGACTACCACCAATGATTTTGGGAGCAATAAAGGCAAGAATTTTTTGCACCGCTCTTTGTGCGATCGCACTTGCAGCTAAAGTACCACCACATTCCCATAGAACGCTACAAAAACCCCGCTCATACAAGTGCCCCATGACATTATCTGGTGTGAGTGACGTGAACTCCACCACTTCTACACCCTTTTGCCGTAACATTTCTTGAATATTCGGATTAGCGCCTACCTCCGTTAAGACTAAAGTAGGAGCTTCCCCTGTTTCCCACAGGTGAGCATTTTCTGGCAAGTCAAGATGGCGACTCATCACCACCCGCAAGGGATTATGGGCTCCTACCTGATGGCTCGTTAAGTAAGGATTGTCTTGCCGCACAGTATTACCACCCACAATAACAGCATCACAAGCAGCCCGTAGTTGATGTACTTCACTGCGGGCTGCTTGATTTGTTACCCAAGCACTATGACCGGATGTGGTAGCAATTTTGCCATCCAAAGTCATGGCATACTTCAAAATACCTAAAGGGCGCTTGTAGAGAATTCGATGTACAAAAGCTTCATTGAGTTGCTGACAGGCTGCTTCTTCCACGCCCACTACAACTTCTATTCCCGCAGCACGTAACCGGGCAATCCCGCCTCCTGCTACCAGTGGGTTGGGATCTACCATACCCACAACCACCTTTGACACTCCCGCATTAAT contains:
- the ribD gene encoding bifunctional diaminohydroxyphosphoribosylaminopyrimidine deaminase/5-amino-6-(5-phosphoribosylamino)uracil reductase RibD: MDNSPVVTQADASRPNYTPENTLPVDSPGNRVGSDFDSLMMRRCLELARRALGRTSPNPLVGAVVVKDGEIVGEGFHPRAGEPHAEVFALRAAGESARGATVYVSLEPCNHYGRTPPCSEGLINAGVSKVVVGMVDPNPLVAGGGIARLRAAGIEVVVGVEEAACQQLNEAFVHRILYKRPLGILKYAMTLDGKIATTSGHSAWVTNQAARSEVHQLRAACDAVIVGGNTVRQDNPYLTSHQVGAHNPLRVVMSRHLDLPENAHLWETGEAPTLVLTEVGANPNIQEMLRQKGVEVVEFTSLTPDNVMGHLYERGFCSVLWECGGTLAASAIAQRAVQKILAFIAPKIIGGSHAPTPVGDLGFTTMTEALTLENVRWRVVGSDCLVEGYLPRQHQ